A region from the Salicibibacter cibarius genome encodes:
- a CDS encoding 4a-hydroxytetrahydrobiopterin dehydratase, whose amino-acid sequence MEDVKTEARALAGWTLEGEKIWKCFSFNSYFEGISFVNKIAVYAEGVQHHPHVTIDHTNVTVQWTTVDQGALTEKDIAAANASDNLLKSGRI is encoded by the coding sequence ATGGAAGACGTAAAAACAGAGGCGCGAGCATTGGCAGGATGGACATTGGAAGGAGAAAAAATATGGAAATGTTTTTCATTCAACAGTTATTTCGAAGGAATTTCTTTTGTGAATAAAATTGCGGTCTATGCGGAAGGCGTTCAGCACCATCCCCATGTGACCATTGACCATACAAATGTCACCGTTCAATGGACGACCGTGGACCAAGGAGCGCTCACAGAAAAAGACATTGCCGCTGCTAACGCTTCCGACAACTTATTGAAAAGCGGCCGCATTTAA
- a CDS encoding DUF948 domain-containing protein, with protein MDLLGIAALIFAIAFAVLVVFLAKALGNLANVLSKTEVTIGKLPDQLDEITRETGTVLHNTNETILDVNEKVANLNPFFAMIGDAGEASRRLSSSLVDITESMKNRSQEATDTSHQKGLSGFYGLAAFIYFLNQKRNQKNE; from the coding sequence ATGGATTTACTTGGAATTGCAGCTTTAATCTTCGCGATCGCATTTGCGGTTCTCGTCGTCTTCTTGGCAAAAGCCCTCGGAAACTTAGCCAATGTGCTTTCCAAGACAGAAGTCACAATCGGAAAACTTCCCGACCAGTTGGATGAAATTACGAGAGAGACGGGAACGGTTCTCCACAATACAAATGAAACGATTTTGGATGTCAATGAAAAAGTAGCCAATTTGAACCCTTTCTTCGCCATGATCGGTGATGCAGGCGAAGCTTCCCGGAGATTATCATCCTCACTCGTGGATATAACCGAATCGATGAAAAATCGATCACAAGAAGCGACCGACACCTCGCATCAAAAAGGGCTGAGCGGCTTTTACGGTCTGGCGGCATTTATTTATTTTTTAAATCAAAAACGCAACCAAAAAAATGAATAG
- the nfsA gene encoding oxygen-insensitive NADPH nitroreductase produces MDHKNTRDLIQAHQSIRKFKETEVSEDIVTDLVDSARWAPTSHHVQAYTIIRVRDQEKRNAISEVAANQKYVRESPLFLVFVADWHKHVITSEKYDANYELEETENVIVGAVDVALAAENVLLTARSYGLGGVMIGGVRNDLHRVANILELPKHTFPVMGLCLGYPDQDPGQKPRFPKPMILHEDRYEAERYHEGLDEYERVTSEYYEKRTNGKKTDGWGANMINYLGNPRRQQVTTFLKDQGFTLK; encoded by the coding sequence ATGGATCATAAAAATACACGCGATCTTATTCAAGCACATCAATCCATACGCAAATTTAAAGAGACGGAGGTTTCTGAAGACATCGTGACGGACTTGGTAGATTCCGCCCGTTGGGCACCGACGTCCCACCATGTGCAAGCGTACACGATCATTCGTGTCCGCGATCAGGAAAAAAGAAACGCCATTTCGGAAGTTGCCGCCAATCAAAAATACGTGCGCGAAAGTCCGTTATTTCTCGTGTTTGTGGCGGATTGGCATAAGCATGTCATCACTAGCGAAAAATATGATGCAAATTATGAGTTGGAGGAAACGGAAAATGTAATCGTCGGCGCGGTCGATGTGGCGTTAGCTGCCGAAAACGTCTTGCTCACCGCCCGTTCTTACGGTCTAGGCGGCGTGATGATTGGCGGCGTCCGCAACGATTTGCATCGTGTGGCGAACATACTCGAGCTTCCGAAACATACATTTCCGGTCATGGGGCTTTGCCTCGGCTATCCGGATCAAGATCCCGGGCAAAAGCCGCGTTTCCCGAAGCCGATGATTTTACACGAGGATCGTTATGAAGCGGAACGCTATCACGAAGGTTTGGACGAATACGAACGCGTGACAAGCGAATACTACGAAAAACGGACGAACGGAAAGAAAACCGACGGTTGGGGGGCAAACATGATCAATTATCTTGGCAATCCCCGACGTCAGCAAGTGACCACATTTTTAAAAGATCAGGGCTTTACATTAAAATAA
- the allB gene encoding allantoinase AllB: MYDVKIENGRLVTSRETFPGTVLIQDGKIAAVKAPGAKDEAREVIDASGKHILPGLIDTHVHSRDPGPTHKEDFSTSTRAAAAGGITTIFEMPNTTPPVRDGTSFDEQAKHLQKKAAVNFGLWGICLGPLNRADFMDMHRKGVIGFKYFWGYGIHRETFQLLYNVSEADDQVIQPYDDGEVYAMMKEVAKTGQIFAVHAENHELIRQLGEEKDPADESYQALLASRPGLAEQLTVETGITLAKAADVHFHVLHVSAAESVAAVRRAQAAGQRVSVETCPHYLFLNDEDYETVGKDMKIFPLVKTAADQKAIWEGINDGTITVVCSDHAPHTEDEKYGGKLSEIPAGMCGVETMAPLMLNAVSEGKLTLNRLVALLAENPAHLYGIADQKGTFTPGSDGDITIVDMEKTGVIRKEALHSKSKISAYDGRSIKGWPVRTMVGGRTIMQDGEIVHDQKEGKLVTPGGKHHGS, from the coding sequence ATGTACGATGTAAAAATAGAAAACGGTCGGCTTGTAACGAGCCGGGAGACATTTCCGGGAACGGTTCTTATTCAAGATGGGAAAATTGCCGCGGTGAAAGCTCCGGGGGCAAAGGATGAAGCCCGCGAGGTCATTGACGCTTCCGGAAAACACATCCTCCCGGGATTGATCGATACGCATGTCCATTCCCGTGACCCAGGACCGACGCACAAAGAAGATTTTTCTACCTCCACGCGTGCGGCGGCCGCCGGTGGAATCACGACGATCTTTGAGATGCCGAACACGACGCCGCCGGTGCGTGATGGGACCTCTTTTGACGAACAAGCTAAACATTTACAAAAAAAAGCCGCGGTTAACTTCGGCCTCTGGGGCATTTGCCTCGGCCCTTTAAACAGAGCTGATTTTATGGACATGCATCGCAAAGGGGTTATCGGTTTTAAATATTTCTGGGGATACGGCATCCACCGGGAAACCTTTCAACTGCTTTACAACGTTAGCGAGGCGGACGATCAAGTCATCCAGCCTTACGATGACGGTGAAGTGTACGCGATGATGAAAGAAGTAGCCAAAACCGGACAAATATTCGCAGTCCATGCAGAAAATCATGAATTGATTCGCCAACTCGGAGAAGAAAAAGACCCGGCAGATGAATCGTATCAAGCATTGTTGGCTTCAAGGCCGGGCCTTGCCGAGCAACTTACCGTGGAGACGGGCATTACGCTTGCTAAGGCGGCCGATGTTCATTTTCATGTTTTGCATGTGTCCGCGGCGGAAAGTGTAGCGGCTGTACGGCGCGCACAAGCGGCCGGGCAACGTGTAAGCGTGGAAACGTGTCCCCACTATTTATTTTTAAACGATGAAGATTATGAGACGGTCGGCAAGGATATGAAAATTTTCCCGCTTGTTAAAACCGCCGCGGACCAAAAAGCCATCTGGGAAGGCATCAATGACGGAACGATCACCGTTGTTTGTTCCGATCATGCCCCGCATACTGAAGATGAAAAATACGGCGGCAAACTAAGCGAAATTCCGGCGGGCATGTGCGGGGTTGAGACGATGGCGCCGCTTATGCTAAATGCGGTCAGTGAAGGCAAATTGACGCTCAACCGTCTCGTGGCGTTGCTAGCGGAAAACCCTGCGCACCTGTATGGGATCGCCGATCAAAAGGGAACATTCACCCCCGGAAGCGACGGAGATATCACGATCGTGGATATGGAAAAAACGGGCGTGATCCGTAAAGAAGCGCTGCATAGCAAAAGTAAAATCAGTGCTTATGATGGACGCTCGATTAAAGGCTGGCCCGTTCGCACCATGGTTGGAGGAAGAACCATCATGCAAGACGGGGAAATTGTGCATGATCAAAAGGAAGGAAAACTTGTAACACCAGGAGGGAAACATCATGGATCATAA
- the dcd gene encoding dCTP deaminase, with translation MILSDATIKAMLAREELVIEPLTDVQVQPASVDIRLGNHYLKIDENAIESIALDTPAQYVEFEAEEVIIPPNSFLLATTNEYIRLPENLTAFVEGRSSIGRMGLFIQNAGWVDPGFEGEITLELFNANRLPIRLISGRRIAQLVFARMDQEATAPYNGKYQKQRQAVGSRVYDDID, from the coding sequence TTGATATTATCAGATGCCACGATTAAAGCGATGCTGGCGCGTGAGGAACTTGTGATTGAGCCTTTGACCGATGTGCAAGTCCAACCCGCGTCCGTTGATATTCGACTCGGAAACCATTATTTAAAGATTGATGAAAATGCGATCGAATCAATTGCACTCGATACCCCGGCGCAATATGTTGAATTTGAAGCGGAAGAGGTCATTATTCCCCCGAATTCTTTCCTGCTCGCGACGACGAATGAGTACATAAGACTGCCGGAAAATCTAACCGCATTTGTGGAAGGCCGCAGTTCGATCGGCCGCATGGGGTTGTTTATCCAAAACGCCGGCTGGGTTGATCCCGGCTTTGAAGGCGAGATTACCCTGGAACTCTTTAACGCCAACCGTTTGCCGATCCGTTTAATCTCCGGGCGCAGAATTGCCCAACTCGTTTTTGCCCGAATGGACCAAGAAGCAACCGCCCCTTACAATGGAAAATATCAAAAACAACGCCAAGCAGTGGGAAGTCGTGTTTACGATGATATTGATTAA
- a CDS encoding putative holin-like toxin, translating into MSVFEALQLAIAFGMFTLALLTLVWLILANKK; encoded by the coding sequence ATGTCAGTATTTGAAGCGCTACAATTAGCCATTGCTTTCGGTATGTTTACGTTAGCCTTGCTAACCTTAGTGTGGCTAATACTGGCAAACAAAAAATAG
- a CDS encoding DUF3923 family protein, translating to MKFAWIAWWIVNAFWLALFAVGSFFLAQRDVDATGAVQTPGIIMLNILTLAMVFIIPLLIQLGWLVAMVIIRRKRNQEMAVQE from the coding sequence GTGAAATTCGCTTGGATTGCTTGGTGGATCGTCAATGCTTTTTGGTTGGCTTTATTTGCAGTAGGTTCGTTTTTTTTAGCGCAACGAGATGTAGATGCGACTGGTGCAGTTCAAACGCCTGGAATCATTATGTTGAATATTTTGACTTTAGCAATGGTTTTTATTATTCCTTTGCTCATTCAACTTGGTTGGTTAGTTGCAATGGTAATTATAAGACGTAAAAGAAATCAGGAGATGGCAGTTCAGGAATAA
- a CDS encoding IDEAL domain-containing protein, producing the protein MAASTYENELFEKLKMIRKGYRAPRQVVQSLYARMMLEYSVYVFTKDRYKRLIDEALDAKDEERFRALTSEYSEWRARYQSGCTISEHGYEMECNFEDKINIDS; encoded by the coding sequence ATGGCAGCTTCAACATATGAAAATGAACTGTTTGAAAAGTTGAAAATGATTCGAAAAGGATACCGGGCGCCCAGACAAGTGGTGCAATCGCTTTATGCCCGTATGATGTTGGAATATTCCGTTTATGTCTTTACAAAAGACCGCTATAAACGGCTGATTGACGAAGCGTTGGATGCAAAAGACGAGGAACGTTTCCGCGCGTTAACGAGCGAATATAGTGAATGGCGTGCCCGTTACCAATCCGGGTGTACGATTTCCGAACATGGCTATGAGATGGAATGTAACTTTGAAGACAAAATCAACATCGACAGCTGA
- a CDS encoding TIGR02206 family membrane protein encodes MWWWAYTHDGPGFTMFGPAHMGVIVSLFLACVFIVLMRNWLKESVKRQNFFRFGCVTIFIAGEVFLQFWYIDAGVWDPSFALPLHLSSIAWIAAIFMLLTRSQMWFEITFFVGAGSAFLTILTPDVGNYGFPHFRFLHFFITHALVIVAVVYMLAVEKMQLRFRSVFRVWFYLNGYAALMFIFNLWVDGNYMYLMETPPGPSPFDWFGPWPYYIFVLQAVALLVFIGMYGLYWWISGKFPSSVNKRSP; translated from the coding sequence ATGTGGTGGTGGGCGTATACCCACGACGGACCGGGATTTACTATGTTCGGGCCGGCGCATATGGGTGTGATCGTTTCATTGTTTCTCGCGTGCGTGTTCATTGTGCTGATGCGAAACTGGTTGAAGGAGTCCGTGAAAAGACAGAATTTTTTTCGCTTTGGCTGCGTCACGATTTTCATTGCCGGGGAAGTATTTTTGCAGTTCTGGTACATAGACGCGGGCGTTTGGGACCCGTCATTCGCGTTACCGTTGCATTTGAGCAGCATCGCCTGGATCGCGGCGATTTTTATGTTATTGACCCGTAGCCAAATGTGGTTTGAGATTACGTTTTTCGTAGGTGCCGGCAGTGCATTTCTGACCATTTTAACGCCGGATGTCGGCAACTATGGGTTTCCTCATTTTCGTTTTCTTCATTTTTTTATTACCCATGCCCTTGTAATCGTCGCTGTTGTCTATATGTTGGCGGTGGAAAAGATGCAGCTTCGTTTCCGATCGGTTTTCCGCGTGTGGTTCTATTTAAACGGTTATGCGGCGCTCATGTTCATCTTTAATCTATGGGTGGACGGCAATTACATGTATTTAATGGAAACGCCGCCGGGTCCTTCGCCGTTTGATTGGTTTGGCCCATGGCCGTATTACATTTTCGTATTGCAAGCAGTGGCGCTTCTCGTATTTATCGGGATGTATGGTCTTTATTGGTGGATTTCCGGTAAATTTCCTTCTTCCGTAAACAAACGATCACCTTGA